One genomic segment of Streptomyces niveus includes these proteins:
- a CDS encoding class I SAM-dependent methyltransferase, giving the protein MSTPPRPRPGPGFRPEPGARTFDELIAEAEAVSVDGWDFSWLDGRATEERPPWGYARAMGERMGRATAALDIQTGGGEVLASVPKLPPLTVATEAWPPNVARATALLHPLGVAVVGDHDEPPLPFGDAAFDLVVSRHPVRAWWTEIARVLRPGGTYFSQEVGPASVFELVEYFLGPQPPEVRGVRDPERARAAAEAAGLDVVDLRTAALRTEFHDIGAVVYFLRKVIWMVPGFTVDGYRDRLAALHRRIETEGPFVATTTRFLIEAVKPG; this is encoded by the coding sequence ATGTCCACCCCACCCCGCCCCCGTCCCGGCCCCGGATTCCGCCCCGAGCCCGGCGCCCGTACCTTCGACGAGCTGATCGCCGAGGCCGAAGCCGTCTCCGTCGACGGCTGGGACTTCTCCTGGCTCGACGGGCGGGCGACCGAGGAGCGGCCCCCTTGGGGGTACGCGCGTGCCATGGGCGAGCGGATGGGCCGCGCCACCGCCGCCCTCGACATCCAGACCGGAGGCGGTGAAGTCCTCGCCTCCGTACCGAAGTTGCCGCCGCTGACCGTGGCCACCGAGGCGTGGCCGCCGAACGTCGCCCGTGCCACCGCGCTCCTGCACCCGCTCGGCGTGGCCGTCGTGGGCGACCACGACGAGCCGCCGCTGCCCTTCGGTGACGCGGCGTTCGACCTCGTCGTCAGCCGCCACCCGGTGCGGGCGTGGTGGACGGAGATCGCCCGCGTCCTGCGGCCCGGCGGCACCTACTTCTCCCAGGAGGTCGGCCCGGCCAGCGTCTTCGAACTGGTCGAGTACTTCCTGGGACCGCAGCCGCCCGAGGTGCGTGGCGTACGCGACCCCGAACGGGCAAGGGCCGCGGCCGAGGCGGCGGGGCTCGACGTGGTGGATCTGCGAACGGCGGCCCTGCGCACCGAGTTCCACGACATCGGCGCCGTCGTCTACTTCCTGCGGAAGGTGATCTGGATGGTGCCCGGCTTCACCGTCGACGGGTACCGGGACCGACTCGCCGCCCTCCACCGCCGTATCGAGACCGAGGGCCCCTTCGTGGCGACCACGACCCGCTTCCTGATCGAGGCGGTCAAGCCCGGCTGA
- a CDS encoding Hint domain-containing protein: protein MGLVVVVAAIVGALVGTGVGPALAEGISTQVCKITGGGNCGGGSDSVAEGGEGDQPGEPVADDPASDTGNGGGGKSQAELDYDAALKELQDAQAAEKTDSDKAKEAAKELAKILADELGITDALDCITKGDMGACTETLINVLLSVVGGAVGKLAAKYGAPWKWKKAVELVKKLKKHGGDLYDGLKGLIKNRKRVDDAEEKLADAKKRLDAENPKKPEEKPGEKPEEKPGDKPVGCGPKHSFLPGTPVLLADGRRMAIDKVRVGMRVVATDPKSGRTEARTIERTITTHHDKDFTRLTVLTDSGSEVLTATDTHPFWLTDRQRWADAGEIEAGDDLRTPAGTSVPVASVDRYTKRQTTHDLTINGIHTYYVLAGETPVLVHNTPPGTCSITTPADAPVINSKTVYTSTDRSFRVDIENQNPGKPGAGIHVQFMGRGADPKKYYFDPADGKFRTEAGDVLSSKLAKKVPRSAIDKAYQYFGMSAP from the coding sequence GTGGGTCTCGTTGTCGTTGTGGCGGCGATCGTGGGTGCTCTGGTCGGTACGGGGGTGGGGCCTGCGCTGGCTGAGGGGATCAGTACGCAGGTCTGCAAGATCACCGGTGGTGGGAACTGCGGTGGTGGCAGTGACTCCGTCGCGGAAGGCGGTGAGGGCGACCAGCCCGGTGAACCTGTCGCCGACGATCCGGCCTCTGATACGGGTAATGGCGGTGGTGGGAAGTCGCAGGCCGAGTTGGATTATGACGCCGCGTTGAAAGAGCTTCAGGACGCTCAGGCTGCGGAGAAGACCGACTCCGACAAGGCCAAGGAAGCCGCGAAGGAACTCGCGAAGATCCTGGCCGACGAGCTGGGGATCACGGATGCTCTGGACTGCATCACCAAGGGCGACATGGGCGCGTGCACAGAGACGCTGATCAATGTGCTGCTCAGTGTTGTGGGCGGTGCGGTCGGTAAGTTGGCGGCGAAGTACGGCGCTCCGTGGAAGTGGAAGAAGGCCGTCGAGCTGGTCAAGAAACTCAAGAAGCACGGCGGTGACTTGTATGACGGTCTCAAAGGTCTGATCAAGAACCGCAAACGTGTCGACGACGCTGAAGAGAAACTCGCCGACGCGAAGAAGAGACTCGACGCAGAGAATCCGAAGAAACCCGAGGAAAAGCCGGGGGAGAAACCCGAGGAGAAACCCGGCGACAAGCCGGTCGGCTGCGGCCCTAAGCACAGCTTCCTGCCCGGCACCCCGGTGCTGCTCGCCGACGGCCGCCGGATGGCGATCGACAAGGTCCGCGTCGGTATGCGCGTCGTCGCCACCGATCCCAAGAGCGGTCGTACGGAAGCTCGGACCATCGAGCGGACGATCACCACACACCACGACAAGGATTTCACCCGGTTGACGGTTCTCACCGACTCGGGTTCCGAGGTCCTGACGGCCACGGACACGCACCCGTTCTGGCTGACGGACCGTCAGCGCTGGGCGGACGCCGGTGAGATCGAGGCCGGGGACGACCTCCGTACGCCCGCCGGCACCTCCGTACCGGTCGCCTCCGTCGACCGGTACACCAAGCGGCAGACCACGCACGACCTCACCATCAACGGCATCCACACGTACTATGTGCTGGCCGGCGAGACGCCGGTCCTTGTGCACAACACGCCGCCCGGAACCTGCTCCATCACCACCCCGGCGGACGCTCCGGTGATCAACAGCAAGACGGTGTACACCTCCACCGACCGCTCGTTCCGCGTGGACATCGAGAATCAGAACCCCGGCAAGCCGGGCGCCGGAATCCATGTGCAGTTCATGGGCCGAGGCGCGGACCCGAAGAAGTACTACTTCGACCCCGCCGACGGAAAGTTCCGTACGGAGGCCGGTGACGTCCTTTCGTCGAAGCTGGCGAAGAAGGTTCCGCGGAGTGCGATCGACAAGGCTTACCAGTACTTCGGAATGAGTGCACCGTGA
- a CDS encoding phosphotransferase, which yields MTTDEESGICGGDGQPGVPFGAGLRDALGAPAAVRLLDSSPRSSVWAAELPRGGPVVVKQLVQGPGAEERYAREVAGLRIAGRLRPPVTPRLLGTDPSARVLVLERVEHGAPGEEWEIAYATALARLHAAAPAEVPPATDTEPAADPESAPLPRWSGPDRTDIDSFLTLARWLGAAVPARVPAELERLSRRLDRTPRRPALLHGDPCPGNDLHTADGIRFIDFEQASIGNGLNELAYLRVGFPTCWCVTAAPEPLLLAAEAAYRSTWREATGTEPEGELADACAGWLIRGDALVERALRGTADQLARLTREDWTWGTATARQRLLHRLEVVARMVRNTDTALAELGTLCADMAGRVLTHWPELRPVPARRPHPSP from the coding sequence GTGACCACCGACGAGGAGTCCGGCATCTGCGGCGGCGACGGACAGCCGGGGGTGCCCTTCGGCGCCGGCCTGCGGGACGCGCTCGGCGCGCCGGCCGCTGTGCGGCTGCTCGACAGCAGCCCGCGTTCATCGGTGTGGGCGGCGGAACTGCCCCGTGGCGGACCGGTCGTCGTCAAGCAGCTCGTCCAGGGGCCGGGGGCCGAGGAGCGGTACGCACGCGAGGTCGCCGGGCTCCGCATCGCCGGGCGGCTCCGTCCTCCCGTCACGCCGAGGCTGCTCGGTACGGACCCGAGTGCGCGCGTGCTGGTCCTCGAACGGGTGGAGCACGGGGCGCCGGGGGAGGAGTGGGAGATCGCGTACGCCACGGCCCTGGCCCGGCTCCACGCCGCCGCGCCCGCCGAAGTCCCGCCCGCCACCGACACGGAGCCCGCCGCAGACCCCGAATCGGCCCCCCTTCCCCGCTGGTCCGGCCCCGACCGTACGGACATCGACTCCTTCCTGACCCTCGCGCGGTGGCTGGGTGCCGCCGTCCCCGCCCGAGTTCCGGCCGAACTGGAGCGGCTGTCGCGACGGCTCGACCGGACGCCTCGCCGCCCCGCGCTCCTGCACGGCGACCCCTGCCCGGGCAACGACCTCCATACGGCCGACGGCATCCGCTTCATCGACTTCGAGCAGGCGTCCATCGGCAACGGTCTGAACGAACTCGCCTATCTGCGCGTCGGCTTCCCCACCTGCTGGTGTGTGACGGCCGCGCCGGAGCCGCTGCTCCTGGCCGCCGAGGCCGCCTACCGCTCGACCTGGCGCGAGGCCACCGGCACCGAACCCGAGGGCGAACTCGCCGACGCCTGCGCCGGATGGCTGATCCGCGGCGACGCGCTCGTCGAGCGGGCGCTGCGCGGGACGGCCGACCAACTGGCCCGGCTCACACGCGAGGACTGGACGTGGGGGACCGCGACCGCCCGGCAACGGCTGCTGCACCGCCTCGAAGTCGTCGCCCGCATGGTCCGGAACACGGACACCGCACTGGCGGAACTCGGCACGCTCTGCGCGGACATGGCCGGCCGGGTGCTCACCCACTGGCCGGAGCTGCGCCCCGTACCGGCCCGGCGCCCCCACCCGTCCCCATGA
- a CDS encoding pilus assembly protein TadG-related protein has protein sequence MRRSREAGQAAPIYITMVAGLLFLALAFFAVGQAGATRNGAQSAADAAALAAAQESRDQFRLDLLGNLLQPGYLDDIFNGNPLGTFNGCAEAARFADKNEADLDTSKPSSGCGWTGDGRWGFTVDVITQKPMGDSVLPGTEDEKAEAHATAVVEPRCTFKPAEDDEPPAEEEPEEPGEPGEGEEEPVSPGELVCDGKGLSIDPVNPVLPDMSVLFSVRLAED, from the coding sequence GTGCGCAGATCCCGCGAAGCAGGGCAGGCCGCTCCCATCTACATCACGATGGTGGCGGGCCTGCTCTTTCTCGCGCTCGCGTTCTTCGCGGTCGGTCAGGCCGGCGCCACTCGTAATGGCGCCCAGTCGGCGGCCGACGCGGCAGCACTCGCAGCGGCCCAGGAATCTCGGGACCAGTTCCGACTCGACCTCTTGGGCAATCTGCTCCAGCCCGGCTACCTGGACGACATCTTCAACGGCAACCCGCTCGGGACCTTCAACGGCTGTGCCGAGGCCGCCCGCTTCGCCGACAAGAACGAAGCCGACCTCGACACCTCGAAGCCCTCCAGTGGATGCGGCTGGACGGGTGACGGCCGGTGGGGCTTCACGGTCGACGTCATCACTCAGAAGCCGATGGGGGACAGTGTCCTCCCGGGTACCGAGGACGAGAAGGCCGAGGCCCACGCCACGGCCGTCGTCGAACCCCGGTGCACCTTCAAGCCGGCGGAGGACGACGAGCCGCCGGCCGAGGAGGAGCCCGAAGAGCCCGGTGAGCCCGGCGAGGGTGAAGAGGAGCCGGTCTCTCCGGGTGAACTCGTCTGTGACGGCAAGGGTCTGAGCATCGACCCGGTGAATCCTGTGCTGCCTGACATGTCTGTCCTGTTCTCCGTCCGACTGGCCGAGGACTGA
- a CDS encoding Hint domain-containing protein gives MAEGISTQVCKITGGGNCGGGSDSVAEDGEGDQPGEPVADDPASDAGNGGGGKSQAELDYDAALKELQDAQAAEKTDSDKAKEAAKELAKILADELGITDALDCITKGDMGACTETLINVLLSVVGGAVGKLAAKYGAPWKWKKAVELVKKLKKHGGDLYDGLKGLIKNRKRVDDAEDGLADAKKRLDQENKDKPKDGDKPEDKPESCAVKHSFLPGTPVLLADGRRKAIDKLRAGMYVVATDPKSGRSEARAIERTITTHDDKDFTRLTVLTDSGTDVLTATDTHPFWLTDRGRWADAGDIRPGDDLRTPAGTSVQVTGVDRYTKRQTTHDLTINGIATYYVVAGDTPVLVHNNDWCTDEERLEDAGDIASGHADNKHAKDFPGVSAEDLGKLATDVMTNPSRTKPLGSGRKAYLGKDGTTIVIHDPMHPDGGTIFRRDPASLEDYWAELN, from the coding sequence TTGGCTGAGGGGATCAGTACGCAGGTCTGCAAGATCACCGGTGGTGGGAATTGCGGTGGTGGCAGTGACTCCGTCGCGGAGGACGGCGAGGGCGACCAGCCCGGTGAGCCTGTCGCCGACGACCCGGCGTCCGATGCGGGCAATGGCGGTGGTGGAAAGTCGCAGGCGGAGTTGGATTATGACGCCGCGTTGAAGGAGCTTCAGGACGCTCAGGCTGCGGAGAAGACCGACTCCGACAAGGCCAAGGAAGCCGCGAAGGAACTCGCGAAGATCCTGGCCGACGAGCTGGGGATCACGGACGCTCTGGACTGCATCACCAAGGGCGACATGGGCGCCTGCACGGAGACGCTGATCAACGTCCTGCTCAGTGTTGTGGGCGGCGCGGTCGGTAAGTTGGCGGCGAAGTACGGCGCCCCGTGGAAGTGGAAGAAGGCCGTCGAGCTGGTCAAGAAGCTCAAGAAGCACGGCGGTGACTTGTATGACGGTCTCAAAGGTCTGATCAAGAACCGCAAACGTGTCGACGACGCTGAAGACGGACTCGCCGACGCGAAGAAGAGACTCGACCAGGAGAACAAGGACAAACCCAAGGACGGCGACAAGCCCGAGGACAAACCGGAGTCCTGCGCCGTCAAGCACAGCTTCCTGCCCGGCACGCCGGTGTTGCTCGCCGACGGCCGCCGGAAGGCGATCGACAAGCTGCGCGCCGGTATGTACGTCGTCGCCACCGATCCGAAGAGTGGTCGCAGTGAGGCCCGCGCGATCGAGCGGACGATCACCACACACGACGACAAGGACTTCACCCGGTTGACGGTCCTCACGGACTCGGGCACGGACGTCCTGACGGCGACCGACACGCACCCGTTCTGGCTGACGGACCGGGGCCGCTGGGCGGACGCCGGTGACATCAGGCCGGGGGACGACCTCCGTACGCCCGCCGGTACATCCGTGCAGGTCACGGGAGTTGACCGGTACACCAAGCGGCAGACCACGCACGACCTCACCATCAACGGCATCGCCACGTACTATGTCGTCGCAGGTGACACCCCGGTCCTCGTGCACAACAACGACTGGTGCACCGACGAGGAGCGGCTGGAAGACGCCGGCGACATCGCCAGTGGCCACGCGGACAACAAGCACGCGAAGGACTTCCCCGGTGTATCGGCGGAAGACCTCGGCAAGCTTGCCACCGACGTCATGACGAACCCCTCGCGGACCAAGCCTCTTGGCAGCGGTCGGAAGGCATACCTCGGCAAGGACGGCACGACCATCGTGATTCATGACCCGATGCACCCGGACGGCGGAACCATCTTCCGCAGGGACCCGGCATCGCTGGAAGACTACTGGGCGGAACTCAACTGA
- a CDS encoding sensor histidine kinase yields MAPRTTTLTGGIRSETPSTATTPNHLPPLPIQVNALQALCRQTFGFRMAMIVLAAPFALDRTAAGLATWLVGSSVLVTFMVSYVLLRDWERFGPILLRHPSLLAVDMLFGALLLATASPDSTLAYVTICTPLLAGLVYGWRGAALFAVLQALIVAGAYTVNDEVEAGFNALLLPGLCVIAGAIGSTLRNLMLGFGTASQALTEARARLAVTGAVEEERARLAREMHDSVAKTLHGLAMAADGLASTADRMDPLTVKHQAELVARSARRAAAESRELLSDLRRESGLDGGVDVVAELQSRTEDFTRRHSVPASFRQLGETAMPPIPHAVARHALTIASEAMENAKRHAQPTYVDVSAGVVRDVLRISVYDDGKGLPEGTSLEDLRRAGHFGLVGMVERAASIGARIRIGRGRAATGTEVRLELPLTALGLPPGERPQQHPAPQLN; encoded by the coding sequence ATGGCCCCACGTACGACGACTCTGACCGGCGGAATCCGCAGCGAGACCCCCAGTACGGCCACCACGCCGAACCACCTCCCCCCGCTGCCGATCCAGGTCAACGCCCTCCAGGCGCTGTGCCGTCAGACGTTCGGCTTCCGGATGGCGATGATCGTCCTGGCCGCGCCGTTCGCGCTCGACCGCACGGCGGCGGGACTCGCCACCTGGCTCGTCGGCTCCTCGGTGCTCGTCACGTTCATGGTGTCCTACGTCCTGCTGCGGGACTGGGAACGCTTCGGGCCCATCCTGCTGCGCCACCCGTCGCTGCTCGCCGTCGACATGCTGTTCGGCGCGCTGCTGCTGGCCACCGCCTCGCCGGACTCGACTCTCGCCTACGTGACCATCTGTACGCCACTGCTCGCCGGCCTGGTCTACGGCTGGCGCGGCGCCGCGCTGTTCGCGGTGCTCCAGGCCCTCATCGTGGCCGGCGCCTACACCGTCAACGACGAGGTGGAAGCGGGCTTCAACGCGCTTCTGCTGCCGGGACTGTGCGTCATCGCCGGTGCCATCGGCAGCACGCTGCGCAACCTGATGCTCGGCTTCGGCACCGCCAGCCAGGCGCTCACCGAGGCCCGCGCCCGGCTCGCGGTCACCGGCGCCGTCGAGGAGGAACGGGCCCGGCTCGCCCGCGAGATGCACGACTCGGTGGCCAAGACCCTGCACGGTCTGGCGATGGCCGCGGACGGCCTCGCCAGCACGGCCGACCGCATGGACCCGCTCACCGTCAAGCACCAGGCGGAACTCGTCGCCCGCTCGGCCCGCCGCGCCGCCGCCGAGTCCCGTGAACTCCTCTCCGACCTGCGCCGGGAGTCCGGTCTCGACGGCGGGGTCGACGTCGTCGCCGAACTCCAGTCGCGTACGGAGGACTTCACCCGTCGCCACAGCGTCCCGGCGTCCTTCCGCCAACTCGGCGAGACCGCGATGCCGCCCATCCCGCACGCCGTGGCCAGGCACGCCCTGACCATCGCCAGCGAGGCCATGGAGAACGCGAAGCGGCACGCGCAACCGACGTACGTCGACGTATCGGCGGGAGTGGTACGCGACGTGCTGCGCATCAGCGTGTACGACGACGGGAAGGGCCTGCCCGAGGGCACCTCGCTCGAAGACCTCCGACGAGCCGGCCACTTCGGTCTCGTCGGCATGGTGGAACGCGCGGCGTCGATCGGTGCCCGTATCCGCATCGGCAGGGGCCGGGCGGCGACGGGCACGGAAGTACGGCTGGAACTCCCGCTCACGGCCCTGGGGTTGCCCCCGGGCGAGCGTCCGCAGCAGCACCCCGCACCACAGCTGAACTGA
- a CDS encoding prepilin peptidase, with product MYATLIVVAVLWGSATGLLLPRAAYRLSVEPEDPYRDSCDAGHPITGPARGWIGTAGCATCAAAGGVVTPAGAAGRTDSVATAAPGRAEAGEAALPRTDEPAAAPGPDTPTSAPDDAADTADSAPDTGNDADTASATTTPAPVLRGARYTPSVPVVVITALVCAALAAATGPRPELAVWLLLAPFAVLLALVDRNVHRLPDQLTLPLAVAAAALLGIAALLPHDGGSWPTALLGGLVLGACYFVLFLINPNGMGFGDVKLALSLGVVLGWYGWMVLFVGAFAGFLLGSLYGIGLILMRRANRKSAIPFGPFMIAGALLGVLLGALAV from the coding sequence GTGTACGCCACGCTGATCGTTGTCGCCGTCCTCTGGGGCTCAGCCACCGGGCTCCTCCTGCCGCGCGCCGCGTACCGGCTCTCCGTCGAACCGGAGGACCCGTACCGCGACAGCTGCGACGCCGGGCACCCGATCACCGGGCCCGCACGGGGCTGGATCGGCACGGCGGGCTGTGCGACCTGCGCCGCGGCGGGCGGCGTGGTGACACCCGCCGGCGCGGCCGGACGTACCGACTCCGTGGCCACCGCGGCGCCGGGGCGTGCGGAGGCCGGCGAGGCCGCGCTTCCCCGCACCGACGAGCCCGCGGCAGCACCCGGTCCGGACACCCCCACGAGCGCCCCCGACGACGCGGCGGACACAGCGGACAGCGCCCCGGACACCGGCAACGACGCCGACACCGCGTCCGCCACGACGACCCCCGCGCCCGTCCTTCGCGGCGCGCGCTACACCCCTTCCGTCCCCGTCGTCGTCATCACCGCCCTCGTCTGCGCCGCGCTCGCCGCCGCCACCGGCCCCCGACCCGAACTCGCCGTATGGCTGCTGCTCGCGCCCTTCGCCGTACTGCTCGCGCTCGTCGACCGCAACGTGCACCGTCTTCCCGACCAGTTGACGCTGCCCCTCGCGGTGGCCGCCGCCGCGCTGCTCGGGATCGCCGCGCTGCTCCCGCACGACGGCGGCTCCTGGCCGACCGCGCTGCTGGGCGGACTCGTGCTCGGCGCCTGCTACTTCGTGCTCTTCCTGATCAACCCCAACGGCATGGGCTTCGGCGACGTCAAGCTCGCCCTCTCGCTCGGTGTCGTGCTCGGCTGGTACGGCTGGATGGTGCTGTTCGTCGGCGCGTTCGCCGGATTCCTGCTCGGATCGCTGTACGGGATCGGACTGATACTCATGCGCCGCGCGAACCGTAAGTCCGCGATCCCGTTCGGCCCCTTCATGATCGCCGGGGCGCTGCTCGGCGTGCTGCTCGGCGCCCTCGCCGTCTGA
- a CDS encoding response regulator transcription factor: MPDDISRSSGQHWTQQSHVSQHSSSHATPLSSEHTAGVPTSAPPAASGGFPALPGPMPSTPPLRVVVADDNPVVRAGLTVLLSGRDDIEVAAEAVDGRQAYEQTVQHKPDVVLLDVRMPGVDGISALPHLVRLAPVLMMTYSRESEIVHEALRLGAGGYLVHGEFTADQLVAAVRDIKQGRAHFTHSASSALLASVRHGGGADPGAGALPEGLGTAFTGPGYQPAPPTHTSANAHAGHGHPPYVSPTNRQVAPGDRELNRQQFAPGPSLSQANVAHSSQAQAMPGMPGTAGATGSPEGLYSELSQREVEIMDLIASGMTNQQIASACFISQKTVKNHINRIFAKLNAGSRGEAIAFWHGARGGSAGRG; this comes from the coding sequence ATGCCGGACGACATCTCCCGGAGTTCCGGGCAGCACTGGACACAGCAGTCGCACGTATCGCAGCACTCGTCCTCGCACGCCACACCGCTCAGCTCGGAGCACACCGCGGGAGTCCCCACGTCAGCACCGCCGGCGGCATCCGGAGGTTTCCCCGCCCTGCCAGGGCCGATGCCCTCGACGCCCCCGCTGCGCGTCGTGGTCGCCGACGACAACCCGGTCGTACGGGCGGGTCTGACCGTCCTGCTGTCGGGCCGCGACGACATCGAGGTCGCCGCGGAGGCGGTCGACGGCCGTCAGGCCTACGAACAGACGGTTCAACACAAGCCGGACGTCGTCCTGTTGGACGTCCGTATGCCGGGTGTCGACGGGATCTCCGCCCTGCCGCACCTGGTGCGGCTCGCGCCGGTGCTGATGATGACGTACAGCCGCGAGAGCGAGATCGTCCATGAGGCGCTGCGGCTGGGCGCGGGCGGCTATCTCGTCCACGGGGAGTTCACCGCCGACCAACTGGTCGCCGCCGTAAGGGACATCAAGCAGGGCCGTGCCCACTTCACGCACTCCGCGTCCAGCGCGCTCCTGGCGAGCGTGCGGCACGGGGGCGGCGCGGACCCGGGCGCAGGTGCGCTTCCCGAGGGACTGGGGACGGCGTTCACCGGTCCCGGCTATCAGCCCGCCCCGCCGACTCATACGTCTGCAAACGCACACGCCGGTCATGGACATCCGCCGTACGTTTCTCCGACAAACCGGCAAGTAGCACCCGGTGATCGGGAGTTGAACCGGCAACAATTTGCTCCAGGGCCTTCGCTTTCGCAAGCGAATGTGGCACATTCATCTCAAGCACAGGCGATGCCGGGGATGCCCGGCACGGCCGGGGCGACCGGATCTCCGGAGGGCCTCTACTCGGAGCTGAGCCAGCGGGAGGTGGAGATCATGGACCTGATCGCGTCAGGAATGACGAATCAGCAGATCGCCTCCGCCTGCTTCATCAGCCAGAAGACCGTCAAGAATCACATCAATCGCATCTTCGCCAAACTGAACGCCGGCAGCCGGGGCGAGGCAATCGCCTTCTGGCACGGGGCACGAGGGGGGTCGGCCGGTCGTGGCTGA
- a CDS encoding DUF192 domain-containing protein encodes MGKWQNGKGRLTVEGRDEPVELEIAASYSTRRRGLLGRTGLDGALLITPCSSVHTFRMGFTIDVAYLDKELKVVDVHTLKPGRMPLPRLRARHVLEAEAGAMERWGLRPGVRLSVDV; translated from the coding sequence ATGGGGAAATGGCAGAACGGCAAGGGCAGGCTGACGGTCGAGGGCCGGGACGAGCCGGTGGAGCTGGAGATCGCGGCCTCGTACAGCACGCGGCGGCGCGGTCTGCTCGGGCGGACCGGACTCGACGGGGCGCTGCTGATCACGCCGTGCAGCAGCGTTCACACGTTCCGGATGGGCTTCACCATCGATGTGGCCTATCTGGACAAGGAGTTGAAGGTCGTCGACGTCCACACGCTGAAGCCCGGCCGGATGCCGCTGCCCCGGCTGCGTGCCCGGCATGTGCTGGAGGCGGAGGCCGGTGCGATGGAGCGGTGGGGTCTGCGTCCGGGTGTGCGGCTGAGCGTGGACGTGTAA
- a CDS encoding OmpA family protein, whose product MRAMTRRTGRTGVRPAATAIAAAVLFTSVQFTMAASASADESPSTPPGTESTQPPPEVDGNSPGLKLRDGATLAPAKVLPIISVVESEGGEERREDTSESVKFALQAEVLFGKDSSKLSGAANARIAEVAAEIEKQGAKKVRVFGFTDNLGSSAHGDVLSKQRAEAVHGVLEKELASAGITYEIRGYGEQFPIADNSDEEGRKKNRRVEVSFPRGEADSSQN is encoded by the coding sequence ATGCGTGCCATGACGCGGCGCACGGGCAGGACGGGCGTACGGCCCGCGGCGACAGCCATCGCGGCGGCTGTTCTGTTCACCAGTGTGCAGTTCACCATGGCGGCGAGCGCGTCCGCCGACGAGTCTCCGAGTACGCCGCCGGGGACCGAGTCGACCCAGCCACCGCCCGAGGTCGACGGCAACAGCCCCGGCCTCAAGCTCCGTGACGGTGCCACCCTCGCTCCGGCGAAGGTGCTGCCGATCATCTCGGTGGTCGAGTCCGAGGGCGGCGAAGAGCGCCGCGAGGACACCAGCGAGAGTGTGAAGTTCGCGCTCCAGGCCGAGGTCCTCTTCGGCAAGGACAGCTCGAAGCTCTCCGGCGCGGCGAACGCGCGGATCGCCGAAGTCGCCGCGGAGATCGAGAAGCAGGGCGCCAAGAAGGTCCGGGTCTTCGGCTTCACCGACAACCTCGGCTCGTCCGCCCACGGAGACGTGCTCTCCAAGCAGCGCGCCGAAGCCGTACACGGCGTTCTGGAGAAGGAGTTGGCCTCCGCCGGGATCACCTACGAGATCCGTGGCTACGGCGAGCAGTTCCCGATCGCCGACAACAGCGACGAAGAGGGCCGCAAGAAGAACCGCCGTGTGGAGGTCTCCTTCCCGCGCGGTGAGGCTGACAGCTCCCAGAACTGA